cgcctccatacaatttgtatggaagcggatgcgcgtatcacACACTATGTCGGGGcgcggcggatttccgtcaatgcgacaaggcccggcaaggccTGACAAACCCGCTGTGCCCACACTTCATATAGATTTACACTTTTTAGTAAATTTGATGTCAAATGAAAGACCATTTAGCAgtccaaaatttttaaaattttaatagaagatcgatattatacatataataaataatataaaaaattaaaatggataATGAAGACAGtacatataaacattttagttttattttagtttcaactacgtagaatacattgatgaataaaggtagattttcggtagaagctaaaacacggtcaagtagattttagtagaatataacAACGTTTTTGATTCACGATTTGAGTCaagagtgatttaagagtggtcacactggagctatccaaagtactcaaatccgtcaatgcgatgcgacccgactcccgacccggcaatagtgtgctagaGCGCATTTTGcactgcgctgagccccgatccgccccgacgcgcacgcgccgacaaagtgggCGCGTACCTTTAGACGGCGCTTTCTTCACGCATGGATTTAGCTCACGTGTTTTCCTAAAacagcagaaaacgcgcacttCTGAACGTGCTGTAAAACTACGGTTACACGGTCtatctggcatcagttcagtccatcagtctgagactgacgccagaatgatggctgaaaagtacataataaaataacttacccgtTGTCCTGCACCTAATCGCATTAACCTCCGGCATTTAACATAAACATACGGCTGGCGAGTCAGCGCTGATGCTGTATGGTAGCGTGCCATATTGTCCTCATCAGCTTTCACATATAGGTCCATAATCTGGTatttaatttaaagaaattgtgACTATACCCTGCATGTCTTCCTCTTAACCTTTGCCCTGCACCTCAATCGCATTAACCTGCGGCATTTAACATAAACATTCGGCTGGCGAGTCAGCGCTGATCCTGCATGGTTCAGATTCCCCCTGACCCGAACAATAGCGGGCGGCACCGAGGTATTTCATTACACCTCCGGAATGCCCAGGTTGCGCGCTACGTGCGAAATGCCCGTATTGACTGCAACGACATTAACAATATCCCTTATTGACTTCCTTATAGCTTGGGATGGTAGTATTTGCTGAGGAGCTGCGTGGTAGGATTCCTTCTTGTTTATTTACAAAGGAGATAGTGTTTACGATAGAAAACTTTTTCTATATTTACAAAAGGTAAAGCTGATTGCCTCAACAGTCAACGCAGAGGCTTAATCCTTGGAGCTAGTCACTTGATATTTCGTACACGTGTTCCACTTATGATGAAGAcatttactgttttttttttttcaaaagtctACCCCTAAGGGGTAAAATGGAGGGATCTAAGTTATGTCTGGCACACTATTTCACACGGGTTAAGACacttttgtcagcaccgtacgcgtcgaacgcacctcatagtacacgaaatgagGCGCGTGCGGTGCGGACGAAAActaaagcttagaacaaacctcaTCGTCAGTGACAGGGGACACGGTACGCGAGAcaggagcgtctgcaacgcgaaactggccgtgcacacctgcgcgactacggcgCAAACCGTCAAACTTCATTTGTTAATGAACAGTCACTGAAGACGCGCGACTTTATCTGGTGTATGCTAACTGTTGTGGTAATGACATCCTCATACTTAATATCAGAGTCCGATGCGTCGGACGGATAGACATGAGGGTTGCGAGATGCTaagcttgcttttgatttggaaggtgcagaggaataaaacacgtccacaatggtcaagttgaaataatttaggcgcctaccacacgtgcatgcttgactacagatttgcttgcgcatgccggcttgatcactgaacattgtgcgtgtagttggtaaaactgtagtacgcgcaagccccaaagtttgtcttgttgttttttaaacttgcttgtctgcgcgtgtggttggaagttcagtgttcaagccgctctttgtcagtcaaaatatggtgttaaaatgcgcgcacgcgctataaaatggcagatttacgtacatattataaacgtcagtttgcaactgaattcattgaattataaaaatttctgctcgctctgtggaagatccaatcgaaagattattctgacaggaataaaaaaatatatatatatatatgaaaaataatattttatttatgcattatcaattttgtcactAGCAAACACTGGAAAAATTAAAGCATAAGAAATAGTTATTCATtgagaaacattgtttatacgccgacgatctcggcaagaatgtgacttgcgcatgcatgtggtagataagtcagtcttacatcttttcatgcgagaagcatgcgctagcaaaactgtgttcaagcatgcacatgtggtaggtgccttaatatcatgacacaatctatcaaaacgtaaacaaatcaaaaaatcataaactaaagagttgtacaaaataatataaaaaaggttttaaaaaagaagtctagttatgtacacttcaaaacacgcgtctgacaacttgacgcacatgtttcgctttgccgacgcgaacatttcgcgtcgcggtcgcgtaggtgtgcacggcgccataaaattacatgggcagcgtccgccgcgcggtagacgctaacgcttcgcagtcgctttggtcgcgtaggtttgtccTAAGCTTTATTCttaaatgcggcgcgttcgtgctgataaatgtgcgatcaccttaagaggattccacaccgcccttttttccatacaaacgttgtcccctgtttcctccctggataatgctaatagagttataatttttttcctgaatatctacggccactaatacaatgtccctatgttttcttttttttcataatttaatgattaaataagatatgaatgttcaaaaacccaaaaaaatggccagattttcagctgtgttcaaacatccagaaaacagatttggctagattataaaaaaaaaactaaaacataggaacacagttcaggcctttctttaatctttaatcatcatgagaaggaatcaggggacaacgaatcgttgattttctgcaattgtctctatcgcgttcagCGGTATAgacttgaggtaagggagacagctatagatattacacgtacttttttgtcatttctctagcccctggtggaTCCTCTTAAAAAGCTATctttaataaatctttattcCCCGCCAACGCAATGACAACACCCCTGGCCGTTCGCGATTGATTCCATTCCCTTAAATTATTCTATTTAAAGTCAATAAACGCCGTGAAAAGGAACTTAAAATGTGTGAATCGGACCTGATGAAATATCTCGAGCCGTGCTTATTGAATTTCATTCCTTAAGTAATCTGATAGacgaaagaaaaataaagtttaaatgtGGTCAGGGCGAGGGAATCTGCAACGACGCGGGTGGAATGACAATTaaattatatctatatttaatagCCCAGCTCAGCTTTCAATTAATACTTTCAGTTCGTTCAGCGTTTCTATGAATTTCGTGCGAATTGATTCGAGTTTTTGCGTTCTGGGGATTTCTTTATCGTTGGTTTTCTAGTACAGaacttataattaaaaagttattaagcactagatgacgcccacaactccgttgcgccaaaattcgttaatcgcgtgggaaccgtttTTTGGgaacattttttcgggataaaaagtatcctatgtccgttcccaggactcaaactatctccataccaaatttcagcaaaattggtttagcggtttaagcgtgaagaggtaacagacagacatacagacagacaggcagacagacagacagacacactttcgcatttatacagtgtgtaacaaaaataagtgataatacttcagggtgtgtacgtgttccttgtagagagttcactgtgaaagtagcagctctgaaagacgaatttttttttcacttttgtatgggcaagggcccgagcgtcacgagtttccccatacaaaagtgaaaaaaatgtttggtctttcagcgctgctactttcacagtgaactctctacaaggaacacgtacacaccctaaaatattatcacttatttttgttacatcctgtaatattagtatggaagtatggattaggcTCCTAGGAGGGAGGTTAGATATCCCGTGGACGATCGCTGCTAGAGTTGTGGTAGGTTCTGTCGTACCCGcggcggggagtggagcaccatggggagggggtttagtgggtagaccatacgcctggggagtcccacatatccatTCCGCCAAAAGCATTTAACCATGATATAATAAGTTAAATATCCCATTTTCGCCACTTTAGCTTGGAGTTAGCCCAAGGGTTTATAGTATACCTATACACATATACTATAAACCCTTGGGCTAACTccaaagggaagggaagggctTGCAAAAGACAAGCAGTAAGTAAGTAAGGCTTATTATCATCTCAGAAacatttatcataaaatattcatGGATTTAGTAAGAAGTATCCCAATTGAACAAACAGTCCTGTTTGTCTGTCCTATACAAATAAATGTCGCTAAGGCGTGCCAGTTCTTGGTACTTTATTTCGTTCCGGCTAATGTAAACAACACCTGACATTATTGTCCATATTGTGGATAAGATCTAGTAAATTAGGTATGTTACCAACTGCCAAGTTACTATGGTTTTCATCGTTCCCGCGATTTGACCATAAATAGCGGAGTGAAGCACCATAAGGTTTTAGTGAGTAGACCCCACCACTGGGGATTGGGGAgccccacataccccggccgatgtccccaatctgTCGGGGATACGTATAGagttatagactatagataCTTGTACTATTCTGTGCTATAGAGTATATGTGAGTACTTATCATATAGGCACCTAggggcaaatagaatttcagaCATCCTGATTATCGCCTCCATCATGGGTTTTTATTGTCAAGGCCTTGACACTGATGTAAAACattagtgatgatgattaattttcttttcttacagaaattcttttaagttttaaatatcGGAGTTAACTGTTAAACTACcgtggttatattatatttcctccTACACGTAAATTCCCGTCGTAAACCTGTTTATTTCTGTAGCGGACATCCCAGCTTTGTTctagtttaataaaattaaaatttacttgTCTAGACTCAAGAGTTATCTTGCAAATTGACTGAAGCTAAATAACaaatttattaaagtaaatcATAGTGTGTCTTATACCTCAATAATCAATATCTAACggcttttcttttattaaaatctgtacCTTTTACACAGCATAAGGTTGAAAAAAAAACCCCGTTTTAATCACTGCATGATACGTAATCTAAgcctaattatattttactagcttttgcccgcggcttcgctcgcgtaaatcggtgttattgtaaacaatatttcttcccctattttaaccccttcggggtagaattgatcaaaatcctttcttagcggatgcctacgtcataacatctacttgcatgccaaatttcagcccgatccgtccagtggtttgggctgtgcgttgatgaatcaccatgtcagtcagtcacctttgagttttatgtatAGATttcaaattgataataattattcagcAAGTACCTACTATACCCTAGAAGAAGCATTTGCCTAGTACATAAGAGTATTTCCCATAAGTCCAAATCTATGATAGCCTCTTTGTCAATAACAAAATTGTTTCTGTAATACAGCCCAAGGCGTAATCTAAgcctaaatataatattcttatccAATTGATATTTCTTTTCAGCTAAGCCCAagtataaaaagaaaaagtacAAAAAGTATATATTCCTTCTCAatcgaaaataataaaaaaataccatGGCTTCTCTAGTCCCAAATAACTGTATGTGGAAAATCCgaaaatttcatattataatattcatatgtATGTGCCAGTTTTAAAGCGACTCGCCTAACATAATACGAAAATTCCGGATaaccgaatatttttttcatttggtGTAGCCCCAGAGGGTctcatttatattttgtttattccaGGTAAGGCTGTTATCTTTTTATGCCGCTTCTTACGACAATGTCGGTgagtagaaaatattttatttcgtgTACGTATGTGTCTTTTTGCCGCTTGTATACTTCTGTGGCTTTCAGAATGTTACGTTTGTACCCGACAATGGCCAAAAGGATAATGGATAATGATTATGGCATGGCCAAAAGGATAATGGATAATGATTATGGCATGGCCAAAAGGATAATGGATAATGATTATGGCATGTGTATGTATGTCCCCTTGTTGTGGCTAAACGACTGGTCAGATTTTCACAAATGAAGAGTCAATAGATTAGTTACATCGTAAAGTTTGGCGATTATAAACTACTACATATGAATCAAAAACTAATCTGGTATTtgaatgtataaaataataagtgtATCTTGATATacggtaatattaaaatatatcgtACTAAAAATTTACATGTTCAATACaacttaatttgtttattttaacttCTAAGAATGCGGCTCGACACTCCCAGTATAAAGGTCGTATAGATCCAGCTGACCTATTTAAGAATTATTTCTTTCCGATCTTTTTCAGCGagggaataatattattttaacttgaAACAGCATCCAATGATACTAAAAGACGGCATTAAATCTGTATTGACGCACTAAGTAATATTAAATGGGTCAAGCTTTTAACCCAATACTCAACCTGCGGGTCGCGGGCCCCAAGCGACTTTATCAGTGACCCGCGTAAAGTTAACTTGATGAAAATGTGCATAGATTTTATCAAGATGAGTAGGAATATTTGTTTGTGAATTGTACCTAACAAAAAACAGTGCAGCTACTTGTTTCATGTCGTCAAAGTAGTGAAATTTTTTCCATTATTAGATCGCAAATTTTTTTGTCATAACAAATAACAAATTATGAAGAtccttatttttttacttctaaATAATTTTGGTTGTTGCCAGCAACACCAAGACAAATCATGTTTGTGGCCCATATAAAagaaaggttgagtaccactgttTTAGCGTCTAacgatattattttttcaatcaGATTCGGACGCCTTTTTGATTGCGATTTATTTAAGATTAAATGGGATTATATAGACACGGATTTTGTAAACTTATTTTGAAGAAATTGTAGGGTGAAATTgttattatgaaatgtttattttacttattatataCTTTCAACGGCTTGCGGCActtgttataaattttaatcCCTGTGGGATTGTTTAGCCGACGTTGATTCTTGGACACTTACTAAGAAGATGTCAAAGTTAATTTGTGTTTTAATTGCTACTTGCTAATGTGTACCTACTATTAATAAAAAGTTCTTAACAAGAACAATAATTGACAACTATGTTTCTCAAATTAataaactctttaaaaaaatcgtttaaatatatctacttcaaaattgagttccaaaattccaccgtaacatacatacttacatacatacagagcaagttaaataaaagcttttaaaaaatagAGTTTCCAAATATCAattaaaaaagtgataataaatAGTCAAAACCTCAAGATATACAAGTTATtaaattattcaaataataaaCTAGATAACAAAAACTTGAATTCTGTAACAATTAGAAATAATTGAGACTAGTAAAAGAATACTCCTCTCTTTTCATAATCGTTATTCTTTAAGTACTGGCTCTACAAGTCTACAAGTCTTAAATGTTGTCGTAAAAGAACTACAACTTTAAAGAATTGCATAAACTGAGCTCGTTTAATAATGTTAACTGCTTTTAACATACTATCTATCACCTCCTCCTGTGGTTGGACgcctcacaccacgtcagtctggccccgtgctaagtatctGAAGAACATGTGTTACAGGtagataccagacaacggaaatatgtatttaatacttttatactatacttacatataatatttaagatttttattatattatgatacacatatgtatttaatacacatccaagaactttttgaaaaactttttgtaccGTCGGCGgtaacccgcgacccccggcttgagctaccagcagcccaccaactgagccacagaggtcgtcaaaagaTTACGcgcgcaactcctttgcgcaaaaaaaaaaacattttcccgGAATAAACAACTATCCttaaatgtcctttcccgggactcaaagtgcctccataccaaatatcagcaaaatcgggcgtgaagaggtaagagacagacagacagaaagacacacttttgcatttaaattagtattagtatggatggtatGTCTAATTCAGCCATTTACAAAGTGTGGCCTCGCAAACCCCTTTTAGgggcttgttttttttttaatgaaataaggcggcaaacgagcaaacgggtcacctgatggaaagcaacttccgtcgccaatggacactcgcagcatcagaagagctgcaggagcgttgccggccttttagagggaatagggtaatagggaagggtaggaaacggaatagggtaggggattgggcctccggtaaactcactcactcggcgaaacacagcgcaagcgctgtttcacgccggatttctgtgagaacgtggtatttctccggtcgagccggcccattcgtgcctaagcatggctctcccacgtacaaatttTATACGCTTGTATATTAGGGTCAGAAATTTCGCTTTTCAAAAGGGATCCACCACCAAACAAAATTAAGAACCGCTGATTTAATAATTAAAGGAAATAAATTTCAAGGAAGCTTCCTAGATCTTAGACGTAAGAACTTTACTGAGAATTATCGTTTCTTAGAACATAAgaaagcaagaaacgatattAATTTGTCGTTACGCTGGGGAGGGTGAAGAATCCAATTTAGaaacaattaaaatgtttattcgttcaaaaataattaatttttagtcTACAAGTAGCAGGGTGAAATTAAAAAAGTGAGCGCAGAATTTCATACGTTTGAcacattgtatttaaaaaattggtgCCACGGGCCGCCGTTTGaagtatacaagatgttagtgtaaacacctcagaacagaaaaatagggtaaacaccgttatccttgaaaccatcaaatgagcccgtcaaaatgaacaactttttctttgagaacaatgctgggaactcaaaaaatttgtcttcatacccatgcaaattgccgatccgggcatccgtattggtacgaagacggcatttttttgagttcccagcattgatCTCATAGAAAGAgctgttcattttgacgggctcactTGATAGTTTCAAGGacactatacagtgtgttaattacactaacacactgtatagtgtatattatatagtatatcaTTACATAATACAagacagttttattatatataagacAGTTAACAGTATGTTCAATACCTAAGTATTGCAAACACTGTCTTATTTGATAAAatatcttgtatattattttaataaaatgtcttgatacataatattatgtgaagaaTATTCCGGGAAGTAGCTCGTAACATCAGCCCGGCCACACCACGCTCTCGATCCACTCAATATATTTCGATACTCTTGTGTAAACGCCGGGCGCCATTTTTCTTCCGCAATCCCTCCCAAAGGAGGTGATACCAATAATTCTGTGTAAAGGGAACGTTCTTTTACAATCCACTGCCTCCTCCATTACCTGCAGGGGCCCCCCCGAATCCCCCTGGCAGGTATCCTTTCCTCCGTTGTGGTAATCCCCCGCGCAGAGCTGATCTTCCAATATGCCCCGCTCCAGAACCTTCCGACGGATCAGAATTTTCATCGATCGATTGCAAATCGCGTTATCGACGACGTCGACGTCCACTTTCATTAAAGTTTGGCTGGTATTCGATAAGCCCGATACTGTGGTCCCGAACCCGATCGCCGTCAATTTGGCTGCGGGAAGTGTATCGCTTAAATCCAAACAGGCTATTCTGATGTCCCTGCTCAGTTGGAAATCGCGATCGCTTCGCATCAACGCGATGTCGTGGTATTTGGACGGAGGTTTGTAGTCAGGATGCAGGACTACCTGAGCTACTCGCCGCTCCTGCTCCAAATCTTCCACCTCGTCAAATTCGAAGGTGGCGACGCCAATTTTTAGAACGCTAGCTGGCCCGTCCTCCGCGTCCTCCTTGCAGTGCGCCGCCGTCAGCACCCAACTCGGGCTTACGAGTGACGCGCCGCACTTCCACGCGGGCTGCTTCGTCTCGTCCTTCCTGAACCCTATCAGCACCATGTGGGGGTACAGAAGAAGGTCGATCGGCATCCTCACCCTAGACGCTGGATGCAGGATGTTCTGACACTCCAGCATGGACGTTCCATAGTTTTTACAGGCCTCGAACGCCTTTTCTCCCACCGCAGCCAAGCATGCGATGAGGGTGGACAAGTAGATGCACGTTTTTGCATCGATCAACATTTCccataaaatctttaaatagCTGGCCCCACCGCCGGGCAGTGCGTTAGCATTACGACTAATTCGTTTTGCCGAGTTAATGGCACATGAATATTCACGGTAAAACTAATCTCGCCGTTTCGAATCGATGTAACGCGGTAATGGCGGACTCGCATGTTCGTTTTGCACCCGtcttatttgttttttaattccGTTTGATGAGTTGCGAGTCGATTTGCAAATTTGATTGTGATCGCCTCCGAGAACCCGCTCGGCCGATGCGCTTCTATTTGTATAAAGTCGTAAACGGGCGATCGCGGAGGCGTAATAAAGGAAGCAGGAATACTTTTCTCGGTACACATGAACCTATTAAAGTTTTATGATGATACTTCATTCTGGGAAACGTAGGCGAACTTTTAATAATTCTAGAAAGTTGTATCTTATGTACCGAGTTTTGACCGTTCAGTACTATTTTGCCTTGGATGAGTTCTTAATGCCAACGATGTAAGAGTCATTGTTGTAGAAACCCCGAACAGACTACTGGTGCTCTGTCAATACGGCGTGATTCCATAATCTCGGTATTTTTCTAGTTTTTCTACTGAGATTTCATTCAGACGCTAGTATTGGTATAAAACTAATAGCGTCTCTGTTTGCAAAGCAGCCGTCAGCGATTTGCAATTTGACCTGAATATACTCTTATATTTAGGGTGACCACTGGTTGTGCAAAACATGGATTATGTTATTATgaaatactagacgttccgcgcggcttcgctcgcgaaAATTAGatgtttcacagacaaattagtcaaTAAAAaatcctatgatccttcacgtggtctatttcttataactgtgccaaataaaaaaaaatggctccagtagttcgtgagataagtcctttcaaataattttcccccgttttttccacattttcctctatttcttcgctcttattagttttagcgggATAAAATATAGATAAATGGGCACTGAAAGACCcgtatctaacactgaaagaatttttcaaatcggaccagtagttcctgagattagcgcgttcaaacaaacaaacaaactcttcagagttataatattatagtatatatttcaaatatttatagTAAAAAGAAATATTTCGATCGAAATGTACAATAATTAAGCCGAGAAATAGATATTTTTACAAacatgtatttaaaaaatttcgtTTTTAAATATATTGCGTTTAATGAAACTCGGAATACAAAAAACTTTCCTGCTTTCAATAACGAGGCAAAAATAGTATGAAATTGGGTTCGAGAATTTTCCCCCGAATAAAAGACTACATTGTGCGTCCGCATCGTCGAAAAGGTTAATTGTATACCTTTAAATGTCATAGCCAATATGTATACGTGTGTATGTTTGAAGCGTGTTTAGGGTCACACTTTTATAATAGTGTCGAAATAAGACGACAAATTGGCCAAGTTATTACAATGTGACGATTTATACgcaatttatttgataacataCAATTATTGTGATTGAACAAATTGCTTAAGTTTTCGCCGTTGCAATCAGTTTGGTCTTTCAATTTGTTCGACAGTGTTGGgccataattattatctaagatTATAGTGGTGAGCACTTCTTTCCTTATTactagatataataattataattagcaGTTAATTGcatgttatatttaatttaattaaaacaccTGTTAGGAAATTTatatttagtaataattaattacttttacaGACTAAAATTTGCTACCATTATTGGGTATattctataataaaaataaatattttacttttcaatacattttctcagaaaactttatttacaatTCCTTGAAGTAATTACCGTATTATTATCGATAAAATGTACAGGGCGTgtattgtattattaaataacgttaTTTTGTGCATGTAGCGTGAAAAGCATGAATATATTTTTCGAGAAAAACGAATGCAATTTGTATGCTATACGTAAATAATGTATTCTTGTAAAAGAAAGTTACTTTACTACGTGTGTTGTTTTACAATGTTGAGTT
This DNA window, taken from Aricia agestis chromosome 19, ilAriAges1.1, whole genome shotgun sequence, encodes the following:
- the LOC121736854 gene encoding serine protease snake-like, translating into MLIDAKTCIYLSTLIACLAAVGEKAFEACKNYGTSMLECQNILHPASRVRMPIDLLLYPHMVLIGFRKDETKQPAWKCGASLVSPSWVLTAAHCKEDAEDGPASVLKIGVATFEFDEVEDLEQERRVAQVVLHPDYKPPSKYHDIALMRSDRDFQLSRDIRIACLDLSDTLPAAKLTAIGFGTTVSGLSNTSQTLMKVDVDVVDNAICNRSMKILIRRKVLERGILEDQLCAGDYHNGGKDTCQGDSGGPLQVMEEAVDCKRTFPLHRIIGITSFGRDCGRKMAPGVYTRVSKYIEWIESVVWPG